In one Aeromicrobium wangtongii genomic region, the following are encoded:
- a CDS encoding VanZ family protein: MRARWIILVAGAYALALALIGLWPTRVDRNVAVTDIAPVAWALRQVGLDPGQGYHLIEFTANIALFVPLGILILLWRTDWGWWQATAVAFCVSATIEVLQDVLRPDRVASVNDVIANTAGGAVGALLVVAARRRVPALRR; this comes from the coding sequence ATGCGCGCCCGCTGGATCATCCTGGTCGCGGGCGCCTACGCTCTCGCGCTCGCGCTGATCGGCCTGTGGCCGACCCGGGTCGACCGCAACGTCGCCGTCACCGACATCGCGCCAGTCGCGTGGGCCCTGCGTCAGGTGGGCCTCGACCCGGGTCAGGGCTATCACCTGATCGAGTTTACGGCCAATATCGCGCTGTTCGTCCCGCTGGGGATCCTGATCCTGCTGTGGCGGACCGACTGGGGGTGGTGGCAGGCCACCGCAGTCGCGTTCTGCGTGTCCGCCACGATCGAGGTGCTGCAGGACGTCCTGCGCCCCGACCGGGTGGCCAGCGTCAACGACGTCATCGCCAACACCGCCGGCGGCGCGGTGGGTGCCCTGCTGGTCGTTGCTGCACGCCGACGGGTCCCGGCGCTCAGGCGCTGA
- a CDS encoding sensor domain-containing diguanylate cyclase — protein MAHLLAQAHQLDGLIEMAAEHARTALGAASISISRFVPEDDVIKTIINVGDLAPHEVRWPQDETYSLVGYKRLFSTLHERQSWIDSIDDPECEARELELLHRLGKGSCLVTSIVVDGRPWGEFFATRHVGAAVFSQDAIAYAEVLAAILASAVARAIREAALEDLASRDPLTGLLNRRALDDRAAQVFDLGEQASRQVVIVAVDIDGLKQVNDSQGHAQGDAVIRHTAAALMSAFEPVQSNLVARVGGDEFTVLVWDGDAELVEKTVNTVCETVDASDLGIGLSAGLAAAVLTPESSLTVTEMFAAADRAQYVAKRTQSCVAVIADDVSA, from the coding sequence ATGGCGCACCTGCTCGCGCAGGCTCATCAGCTCGACGGCCTCATCGAGATGGCCGCCGAGCATGCTCGCACCGCGTTGGGGGCGGCCAGCATCTCGATCAGTCGTTTCGTGCCCGAGGACGACGTCATCAAGACGATCATCAACGTGGGCGACCTGGCTCCGCACGAGGTGCGGTGGCCGCAGGACGAGACGTACTCCCTCGTCGGCTACAAGCGGCTGTTCTCGACGCTGCACGAGCGGCAGAGCTGGATCGACAGCATCGACGACCCCGAGTGCGAGGCGCGGGAGCTCGAGCTGCTGCACCGTCTCGGCAAGGGTTCGTGCCTGGTGACGTCGATCGTGGTCGACGGCCGTCCGTGGGGTGAGTTCTTCGCGACCCGGCACGTGGGCGCTGCAGTGTTCAGCCAGGACGCCATCGCGTACGCCGAGGTGCTGGCGGCGATCCTCGCCTCGGCCGTGGCCCGCGCGATCCGCGAGGCGGCGCTGGAGGATCTGGCATCGCGCGACCCCCTGACTGGCCTGTTGAACCGGCGGGCCCTGGACGACCGTGCCGCGCAGGTGTTCGACCTGGGGGAGCAGGCGTCTCGTCAGGTCGTCATCGTGGCGGTCGACATCGACGGCCTCAAACAGGTCAATGACTCGCAGGGACACGCCCAGGGGGACGCGGTCATCCGGCACACGGCTGCTGCGCTGATGTCCGCCTTCGAGCCGGTGCAGTCCAACCTGGTCGCCCGGGTCGGCGGTGACGAGTTCACGGTGCTGGTGTGGGACGGCGACGCGGAGCTGGTCGAGAAGACCGTCAACACCGTCTGCGAGACCGTGGACGCCAGCGATCTCGGCATCGGTCTGTCGGCTGGTCTGGCCGCCGCGGTACTCACCCCGGAGTCGTCGCTGACCGTCACCGAGATGTTCGCCGCGGCCGACCGCGCGCAGTACGTCGCCAAGCGCACCCAGTCGTGCGTTGCCGTGATCGCCGACGACGTCAGCGCCTGA